The following are encoded together in the Planococcus antarcticus DSM 14505 genome:
- the dnaN gene encoding DNA polymerase III subunit beta: protein MKFEIKRERLVEGLNDVMKAVSSKTTIPILTGIKMDVSSDGMRLTGSDSDITIQTFIPAEEDGEQIIQVTDGGSIVLQAKVFGEIIRKLPTNEVEIEITGNFQTHIRSGKSEFHLIGLDAMDYPQLPDIQDDRLFTIPADLLKTINRETVFAVSSSETRPVLTGVHWEVKDGELICVATDSHRLARRKTKLETLPEGEYSVVIPGKSLTELNKILDDTSEAVEIVMTNQQVLFKSKHILFFSRLLEGNYPDTTRLIPAEYKTTVTVNGRSLLQAIDRASLLAREERNNVVRFSAKAGNEVEVSSNSPEVGKVEEQLQAQSIEGEELKISFSAKFMMDALKAIDGQDVVIQFTGAMRPFILKSALDDSILQLILPVRTY, encoded by the coding sequence ATGAAATTCGAGATAAAACGTGAACGACTAGTTGAAGGATTAAACGATGTAATGAAAGCAGTAAGTTCAAAAACAACCATTCCAATCTTAACGGGAATTAAAATGGACGTTTCTTCTGATGGAATGAGATTGACGGGCAGTGATTCTGACATCACGATCCAGACATTTATTCCGGCTGAAGAGGATGGGGAACAAATTATCCAAGTAACTGATGGAGGAAGTATTGTTCTTCAAGCGAAGGTTTTCGGAGAAATCATTCGTAAATTACCAACTAATGAAGTCGAAATTGAAATTACAGGGAATTTCCAGACTCATATTCGTTCTGGCAAATCGGAGTTCCATTTGATAGGCTTGGATGCTATGGATTATCCACAATTACCTGATATTCAAGATGATCGTCTATTTACCATTCCAGCTGATTTATTAAAAACCATCAATCGTGAAACCGTGTTTGCCGTCTCAAGTTCAGAAACACGTCCCGTATTGACGGGCGTTCATTGGGAAGTAAAAGATGGAGAACTAATTTGTGTCGCAACAGATAGCCACCGTCTAGCTCGCCGTAAAACAAAACTCGAAACATTACCAGAAGGTGAATACAGCGTTGTTATTCCTGGGAAAAGCTTGACCGAATTGAATAAAATCCTGGACGATACTTCTGAAGCAGTCGAAATCGTCATGACCAACCAACAGGTTTTATTCAAATCCAAGCACATTCTTTTCTTCTCTCGTCTATTAGAAGGGAACTATCCTGATACAACTCGTCTCATACCTGCAGAGTACAAAACGACTGTAACCGTAAATGGTCGTTCACTTCTGCAAGCGATTGACCGAGCGTCTTTATTGGCGAGAGAAGAGCGCAATAACGTAGTACGCTTCTCAGCAAAAGCTGGCAATGAAGTAGAAGTATCTTCTAATTCGCCGGAAGTAGGAAAAGTAGAAGAACAGTTACAAGCCCAAAGCATCGAAGGAGAAGAACTGAAGATCTCTTTTAGTGCCAAATTTATGATGGATGCGCTAAAAGCCATCGATGGACAAGATGTGGTGATTCAGTTTACTGGAGCTATGCGTCCATTCATCCTAAAATCAGCATTAGATGATTCAATTTTGCAGCTGATTCTTCCTGTCCGAACATATTGA
- the yaaA gene encoding S4 domain-containing protein YaaA — MREIGIETEYITLGQLLKMTDTISSGGMAKWFLGEHEVFVNGEAENRRGRKLRPNDLINIPEFGDFRIVTAEGMSFDAD; from the coding sequence TTGAGAGAAATCGGGATTGAGACTGAATATATAACACTTGGGCAATTGTTGAAAATGACGGATACTATAAGTTCAGGCGGAATGGCCAAATGGTTTTTAGGAGAACACGAAGTATTTGTAAATGGAGAAGCTGAAAACCGCAGAGGCCGAAAATTGCGTCCAAATGATCTTATCAATATTCCAGAGTTCGGAGATTTTCGTATCGTGACCGCTGAAGGCATGAGCTTCGATGCGGATTGA
- the recF gene encoding DNA replication/repair protein RecF (All proteins in this family for which functions are known are DNA-binding proteins that assist the filamentation of RecA onto DNA for the initiation of recombination or recombinational repair.), with translation MRIDRLELVNYRNYESLELDFSPEINVFIGENAQGKTNIMESLYVLSMAKSHRTSNDKELIRWEAEYGKIKADVYRKYGKLPLEITLSKKGKKAKVNHLEQRRLSDYVGQLNVVMFAPEDLHLVKGSPQVRRRFIDMEIGQISPVYLHDLVTYQKLLKQRNHILKQHYGKQTINDVMFDVYTEQFIESAVKIIRKRYQFMELLQKWAAPIHHGISRGLEQLQIRYQPISGLKPEWTPEEMASFLEQKLVEVSKREIERGVTLVGPHRDELQFFVNGYDVQTYGSQGQQRTTALSLKLAEIELIKQEVGEAPVLLLDDVLSELDDYRQSHLLNTIKGSVQTFVTTTSVEGIQHETIKSARLFEVSHGTVKE, from the coding sequence ATGCGGATTGACCGCCTTGAGCTTGTCAATTATCGAAACTACGAATCGCTAGAACTAGATTTTTCTCCAGAGATCAATGTTTTCATAGGAGAAAATGCACAAGGTAAAACCAACATAATGGAATCACTGTATGTTTTATCCATGGCAAAATCGCATCGCACTTCAAATGACAAGGAACTAATACGCTGGGAAGCTGAATATGGTAAAATAAAAGCTGATGTTTACCGTAAATACGGCAAATTGCCTCTCGAAATCACTTTGTCGAAAAAAGGTAAGAAAGCGAAAGTCAATCATTTGGAACAACGCAGGTTGAGTGATTATGTTGGCCAATTGAATGTCGTTATGTTTGCTCCAGAAGACTTACACCTTGTCAAAGGAAGTCCGCAAGTGCGCAGACGTTTCATCGATATGGAGATTGGGCAGATTTCTCCAGTGTATCTACATGATTTAGTAACTTATCAAAAACTCCTCAAACAAAGAAATCATATATTGAAGCAACATTACGGAAAACAAACGATTAATGACGTCATGTTCGACGTCTATACAGAACAATTTATCGAATCGGCTGTCAAAATCATCCGCAAGCGGTATCAGTTTATGGAACTTTTGCAAAAATGGGCCGCACCGATTCATCACGGCATTTCCCGTGGGCTAGAACAACTTCAAATCCGCTATCAACCGATCAGCGGTTTAAAGCCTGAATGGACGCCTGAAGAAATGGCGTCTTTTTTAGAGCAGAAACTGGTAGAAGTGAGCAAACGTGAAATTGAAAGAGGCGTAACGCTTGTAGGTCCGCACCGAGATGAACTTCAATTTTTCGTTAACGGTTACGATGTTCAGACTTATGGTTCGCAAGGACAGCAACGAACCACCGCTTTGTCTTTAAAATTAGCTGAAATTGAGCTGATTAAGCAGGAAGTTGGAGAAGCACCAGTGCTGTTGCTAGACGATGTCCTCTCCGAATTGGATGACTACAGACAGTCCCATTTATTGAATACGATTAAAGGATCCGTGCAGACATTTGTCACAACGACAAGTGTTGAAGGCATCCAACATGAAACAATTAAAAGTGCGCGTCTTTTTGAAGTATCCCACGGGACAGTCAAGGAGTGA
- the gyrB gene encoding DNA topoisomerase (ATP-hydrolyzing) subunit B → MAMEEKGLQEAYEASQIQVLEGLEAVRKRPGMYIGSTGSRGLHHLVWEIVDNSIDEALAGHCTEIKVSIEPDNWIRVEDNGRGIPVGMQEKMGRPAVEVIMTVLHAGGKFGGGGYKVSGGLHGVGASVVNALSETTEVFVNRDEKRHYIKFERGAVAEDLHVIGDSNHTGTTIRFKADSEIFKETTVYEFDLLDHRLRELAYLNRGLRIVVKDEREGEEKEKIYHFEGGIKSYVEHLNKTKDPIHEEAIFVEAEREGITVEVAMQYNAGYAANIFSFANNINTHEGGTHESGFKTALTRVVNDYARKNGMLKEQDLNLTGDDVREGLTAIISIKHPDPQFEGQTKTKLGNTEVSTIVNNLFSGGFDRFLLENPSVSRKIVEKGIMASHARMAAKKAREFTRRKSVLEVSSLPGKLADCSSRDPKISEIYIVEGDSAGGSAKSGRDRHFQAILPLRGKILNVEKARLDRILTNAEIRNIITALGTGIGEEFNLEKARYHKVVIMTDADVDGAHIRTLLLTFFFRYMRPLLEAGYIYIAQPPLFQIKQGKHVDYVYTDEQLKVALEKLSPTPKPNIQRYKGLGEMNATQLWDTTMDPDVRTLLQVTLNDAMVADETFHILMGDDVEPRRNFIEENAKYVKNLDV, encoded by the coding sequence ATGGCTATGGAAGAAAAAGGTCTACAAGAAGCATATGAAGCGAGTCAGATTCAGGTATTGGAAGGACTAGAAGCCGTTCGTAAAAGACCGGGGATGTATATCGGTTCTACGGGTTCAAGAGGGCTTCACCATTTAGTTTGGGAAATCGTCGATAATAGTATAGATGAGGCATTGGCCGGGCATTGTACCGAAATCAAAGTCTCCATTGAACCGGACAATTGGATTCGCGTAGAAGATAACGGACGCGGAATCCCTGTTGGCATGCAGGAAAAAATGGGGCGCCCTGCAGTTGAAGTCATCATGACAGTGTTGCATGCAGGCGGTAAATTCGGCGGCGGCGGCTATAAAGTATCAGGCGGTCTTCACGGCGTAGGCGCTTCTGTAGTAAATGCCTTGTCTGAAACGACAGAGGTTTTCGTTAATCGTGATGAAAAAAGACATTACATCAAGTTTGAACGAGGTGCAGTAGCAGAAGATTTACATGTCATTGGCGATTCTAATCATACTGGCACTACCATCCGTTTTAAGGCAGATAGTGAAATTTTCAAAGAAACCACCGTTTATGAATTCGATCTTCTAGACCATCGCCTGCGCGAACTTGCTTATTTGAACCGCGGCTTAAGAATTGTCGTGAAAGACGAACGCGAAGGTGAAGAAAAAGAGAAAATCTATCATTTCGAAGGCGGTATCAAGTCATACGTCGAGCATTTAAACAAAACAAAAGACCCGATCCATGAAGAAGCGATTTTCGTTGAAGCTGAAAGAGAAGGCATTACCGTTGAAGTTGCTATGCAATACAATGCCGGCTATGCAGCAAACATCTTTTCTTTTGCTAATAATATCAATACTCATGAAGGTGGAACGCATGAATCGGGCTTTAAAACTGCTTTAACGCGCGTAGTCAATGACTATGCCCGCAAAAATGGCATGCTGAAAGAGCAGGACCTGAATTTGACAGGCGATGATGTGCGTGAAGGATTAACTGCAATTATTTCTATTAAGCATCCGGATCCACAGTTTGAAGGCCAGACAAAAACCAAATTGGGCAATACGGAAGTCAGCACCATCGTCAATAATTTATTCTCTGGCGGATTTGATCGCTTCTTGTTGGAGAATCCATCCGTTTCGCGAAAAATTGTTGAAAAGGGAATTATGGCTTCCCATGCGCGAATGGCTGCTAAAAAAGCCCGCGAATTTACACGTCGCAAATCAGTACTTGAAGTATCAAGCCTTCCTGGTAAACTGGCCGATTGTTCATCACGTGATCCTAAAATTAGTGAAATTTATATCGTTGAGGGTGACTCAGCTGGAGGCTCGGCAAAATCAGGTCGTGACCGCCATTTCCAGGCCATTTTGCCGCTTCGCGGGAAAATCCTGAATGTGGAAAAAGCCCGTCTTGATCGAATCCTCACAAATGCTGAAATTCGCAATATTATTACGGCACTGGGCACAGGAATTGGCGAAGAATTCAATCTTGAAAAAGCGCGCTACCATAAAGTCGTCATCATGACCGATGCCGATGTCGACGGTGCTCATATCCGCACTTTGCTGCTGACGTTCTTTTTCCGTTATATGCGCCCATTGCTTGAGGCTGGCTATATTTATATTGCTCAGCCGCCATTGTTCCAGATCAAACAAGGCAAGCACGTGGATTATGTCTACACAGATGAACAACTGAAAGTGGCACTTGAAAAATTGTCTCCAACGCCGAAGCCGAATATTCAGCGGTATAAAGGATTAGGAGAAATGAACGCTACACAATTATGGGACACAACAATGGATCCAGATGTTCGGACACTGTTGCAGGTCACATTGAACGATGCGATGGTAGCAGATGAAACTTTCCACATCTTAATGGGAGACGACGTTGAACCGCGCCGTAATTTTATCGAAGAAAATGCGAAATACGTTAAAAATCTGGACGTTTAA
- the gyrA gene encoding DNA gyrase subunit A — MAERPSSGVEEINISTEMRTSFLDYAMSVIVSRALPDVRDGLKPVHRRILYAMHDLGITSDKAYKKSARIVGDVIGKYHPHGDVAVYETMVRMAQDFSYRYMLVDGHGNFGSVDGDSAAAMRYTESKMSKISMELLRDLNKNTIDYRDNYDGQEKEPVVLPSRFPNLLVNGTSGIAVGMATNIPPHHLGETIDAVLALADNPAITTEELMEFIPGPDFPTGGIILGRSGIRRAYETGKGSVLIRSVVDIETKANGKEVIIVNEIPYQVNKARLIEKIAELVRDKRIDGITDLRDESDRNGMRIVIEVRRDASASVLLNNLYKQTAMQTSFGINMLALVDGHPKVLGLKEVLFHYLEHQKVVIRRRTQFELTKAEDRAHILEGLRIALDHIDAIIALIRGSQTAEQARNGLMTDFNLTERQSQAILDMRLQRLTGLERDKIEEEYLALVKLIEELRDILANEHRILEIIQEEMLEIKERFSDKRRTEITTGGAEMFEDEDLIPVEASVLTLTHNGYIKRLPANTYRSQKRGGRGVQGMGTNEDDFVEHLLYTSTHDTILFFTNKGKVYRKKGYQIPEYGRTAKGLPLVNLLEISKEEKVTAVIRVDEFKEDAFFFFTTREGISKRTPVTNYSNIRQNGLIAISLREEDELISVKLTDGNKEMVIGTKNGALIRFPETDIRSMGRTATGVRGIRLREGDAVVGMEILDPNDNVLVITEKGYGKQTKESEYRVQSRGGMGIKTCQITDKNGPLVAVRTVNGTEDIMLITVNGILIRMDVNDISTTGRSTQGVRLIRLGDDEIVATVAKVKKDIEIPEDLEEIEGDIEKTLIEESAEADVFEEEDMVADEKIDDIEETPEKDEE; from the coding sequence ATGGCTGAACGGCCAAGCAGCGGTGTTGAAGAAATAAACATAAGTACGGAAATGCGAACTTCTTTTTTGGATTATGCAATGAGCGTAATCGTATCCCGTGCCTTACCGGATGTGCGTGATGGGTTAAAACCAGTCCATCGCCGCATTTTATATGCAATGCATGATTTAGGAATTACCTCAGACAAGGCCTATAAAAAATCAGCACGTATCGTCGGAGATGTTATTGGTAAATACCATCCCCACGGTGATGTAGCTGTTTACGAAACCATGGTCCGCATGGCACAAGATTTCAGCTATCGCTATATGCTAGTGGATGGACACGGGAATTTTGGATCAGTCGATGGAGATTCGGCTGCAGCGATGCGTTACACGGAGTCCAAAATGTCGAAAATTTCCATGGAATTGCTGCGTGACCTAAACAAAAATACAATTGACTACAGAGATAATTACGATGGTCAGGAAAAAGAACCAGTTGTTTTGCCAAGCCGTTTCCCTAACCTTTTAGTAAATGGAACTTCCGGTATCGCAGTTGGAATGGCAACCAATATTCCACCGCATCATTTAGGTGAAACAATTGATGCCGTGCTGGCATTGGCTGACAATCCGGCCATCACTACAGAAGAGCTGATGGAATTCATTCCTGGCCCTGATTTCCCGACTGGCGGCATCATTCTCGGCCGCAGTGGCATTCGACGTGCTTATGAAACCGGGAAAGGCTCTGTTCTAATCCGTTCAGTTGTCGATATTGAAACGAAAGCCAATGGTAAGGAAGTTATCATCGTCAACGAAATTCCTTATCAAGTAAACAAAGCCCGTTTGATTGAGAAGATTGCCGAGCTCGTGCGCGATAAGCGGATAGACGGCATCACTGATCTGCGGGATGAATCTGACCGTAACGGCATGCGCATCGTCATCGAAGTTCGTAGAGATGCCAGTGCAAGTGTCTTACTAAATAATTTATATAAACAAACAGCTATGCAAACAAGCTTCGGCATCAATATGCTGGCGTTGGTAGATGGTCATCCGAAAGTCCTGGGCTTGAAAGAAGTTCTTTTCCACTATTTGGAGCATCAAAAAGTGGTTATTCGCCGCCGTACACAATTCGAGCTGACCAAAGCGGAAGATCGCGCGCATATTTTAGAAGGTTTACGTATTGCCTTGGACCATATCGATGCGATTATCGCCTTAATTCGTGGTTCACAGACTGCTGAGCAGGCACGCAATGGATTGATGACTGATTTCAATTTGACTGAACGCCAATCGCAAGCGATTTTAGATATGCGCCTGCAGCGTTTGACTGGGTTGGAACGGGATAAAATCGAGGAAGAATATCTAGCACTTGTAAAATTGATCGAAGAACTCCGGGATATTCTGGCAAATGAACACCGCATCCTTGAAATCATCCAAGAAGAGATGCTTGAAATAAAAGAACGTTTCAGCGATAAACGGAGAACGGAAATCACGACAGGTGGAGCGGAAATGTTCGAAGATGAAGATTTGATTCCAGTGGAAGCTTCGGTATTGACGCTAACCCATAATGGCTACATCAAACGTTTGCCAGCTAACACTTACCGCAGTCAAAAGCGTGGCGGACGCGGAGTGCAGGGCATGGGCACAAACGAAGACGATTTTGTTGAACATTTACTGTACACGTCTACCCACGACACTATTTTGTTCTTCACGAACAAAGGGAAAGTGTATCGTAAAAAAGGCTATCAGATTCCTGAGTACGGCCGGACCGCCAAAGGCTTGCCTCTGGTTAACCTGTTGGAAATCAGCAAGGAAGAAAAAGTCACAGCCGTTATACGTGTCGATGAATTCAAAGAAGATGCTTTCTTCTTCTTCACGACACGCGAAGGCATCAGTAAACGGACCCCTGTGACAAATTATTCTAACATCCGTCAAAACGGCTTGATTGCCATCAGCCTTCGAGAAGAAGATGAACTGATTTCAGTGAAGCTAACAGACGGCAATAAAGAAATGGTTATTGGTACGAAAAATGGTGCCTTAATTCGATTCCCTGAAACGGATATTCGCAGCATGGGCCGAACGGCAACTGGCGTACGAGGTATCCGTCTTCGCGAAGGAGATGCGGTAGTCGGCATGGAGATTTTGGATCCTAACGACAACGTATTAGTTATCACAGAGAAAGGATACGGCAAACAGACGAAAGAATCTGAGTATCGTGTCCAATCCAGAGGCGGAATGGGAATCAAGACTTGCCAAATCACTGATAAAAACGGACCTCTTGTTGCAGTTCGAACTGTTAATGGAACGGAAGACATCATGCTGATCACCGTCAACGGGATTTTGATCCGTATGGACGTTAATGATATCTCAACAACAGGCAGAAGTACGCAAGGTGTTCGGTTAATTCGATTGGGTGACGATGAGATTGTCGCTACTGTGGCCAAAGTTAAGAAAGATATTGAGATTCCTGAAGATTTGGAAGAGATCGAAGGGGACATCGAAAAAACATTGATCGAAGAAAGTGCTGAAGCAGATGTTTTTGAAGAAGAAGATATGGTTGCGGATGAAAAGATTGATGATATAGAAGAAACTCCAGAAAAAGACGAAGAGTAA
- the guaB gene encoding IMP dehydrogenase, whose protein sequence is MWESKFVKEGLTFDDVLLVPAHSEVLPKDIDLAIELTPTLKLKIPVISAGMDTVTEAKMAIAMARQGGLGVIHKNMSIEEQAEQVVTVKRSENGVITDPFFLTPEHQVYDAEHLMGKYRISGVPIVNNESELKLVGIITNRDLRFIQDYSLKINDVMTKEKLVTAPIGTTLEDAEKILQQYKIEKLPIVDSQGVLKGLITIKDIEKVIEFPNAAKDQHGRLLVGAAVGVTSDTMKRVEQLVKASVDVIVLDTAHGHSAGVLGMVKQIRATYPELAIIAGNVATATGTKALIEAGADVVKVGIGPGSICTTRVVAGVGVPQITAVYDCATEARKHDKTIIADGGIKYSGDIIKALAAGGHVVMLGSLLAGTTESPGDTEIFQGRRFKTYRGMGSIASMEKGSKDRYFQDDAKKLVPEGIEGRLPYKGPLSDTIHQLLGGIRAGMGYCGTKDLQALREEAQFIRMTGAGLRESHPHDVQITKESPNYSI, encoded by the coding sequence ATGTGGGAATCAAAATTTGTAAAAGAAGGATTAACGTTTGATGATGTATTACTTGTACCAGCCCATTCGGAAGTTTTGCCGAAAGATATTGATTTGGCCATTGAATTGACACCAACTCTTAAGTTGAAAATTCCAGTGATCAGTGCAGGCATGGATACAGTAACGGAAGCTAAGATGGCTATTGCTATGGCTCGCCAAGGCGGCTTGGGTGTCATTCATAAAAACATGAGCATTGAAGAACAGGCTGAACAAGTCGTCACTGTAAAACGTTCAGAGAACGGTGTTATTACAGATCCATTCTTCTTAACTCCTGAACACCAAGTTTATGATGCTGAACATTTAATGGGCAAATACCGGATTTCGGGTGTTCCAATTGTCAATAATGAAAGCGAACTTAAGCTGGTCGGTATCATTACGAACCGTGATTTACGTTTTATCCAAGATTATTCTTTGAAAATTAATGACGTAATGACAAAAGAGAAATTAGTCACTGCTCCTATTGGAACTACGTTAGAAGATGCTGAGAAGATTCTGCAGCAATACAAGATTGAAAAATTACCAATTGTTGATAGCCAAGGCGTATTAAAAGGTTTGATTACCATTAAGGATATCGAAAAAGTAATTGAATTCCCTAATGCTGCGAAAGATCAGCACGGCCGTTTGCTTGTAGGTGCTGCTGTAGGGGTCACTTCAGATACAATGAAACGGGTCGAGCAGCTCGTGAAGGCTTCTGTCGACGTCATCGTATTGGATACAGCTCATGGACATTCAGCAGGCGTTTTGGGCATGGTTAAGCAGATTCGTGCAACCTATCCGGAATTGGCGATTATTGCTGGAAATGTGGCTACTGCTACAGGAACTAAAGCATTGATCGAGGCTGGTGCAGATGTAGTTAAAGTTGGTATCGGGCCTGGTTCTATCTGTACGACTCGTGTTGTAGCGGGTGTCGGGGTTCCTCAAATTACGGCTGTTTATGACTGCGCAACAGAAGCACGTAAGCATGATAAAACAATTATTGCTGATGGTGGGATCAAGTATTCTGGAGACATCATTAAAGCATTGGCAGCGGGCGGACATGTGGTTATGCTTGGTAGTTTGTTGGCTGGGACGACTGAAAGTCCAGGAGACACTGAAATTTTCCAAGGTCGCCGCTTTAAAACGTACCGTGGCATGGGGTCGATTGCTTCTATGGAAAAAGGATCGAAAGACCGCTACTTCCAAGACGATGCGAAAAAACTGGTTCCAGAAGGTATTGAGGGCCGCTTGCCATATAAAGGACCACTTTCGGATACGATTCATCAATTACTGGGTGGTATTCGTGCAGGAATGGGCTATTGTGGAACAAAAGATTTACAGGCTTTGCGCGAGGAAGCACAATTTATTCGTATGACGGGTGCTGGATTACGTGAAAGCCATCCGCATGATGTACAAATTACTAAAGAATCTCCAAACTACTCAATTTAA
- a CDS encoding serine hydrolase yields the protein MKNFFNKGLLIALLLAFTAPAIFPQQAQAEESLTIMAEAAILVDAESGKILYEKNAETPLGVASMTKMMTEYLLFEAIEEGKITWEQEYQVTDYTYRISQDMRLSNVPFREDGSYTIKEMYEAMAIFSANAATIGIAETIAGTESEFVRLMNEKAKEMGLEETTFVNSTGLSNSSLMGRHPEGTKETDENIMPARSVAKLTKILLDDYPEVLETTKIPVKLFREGTADETRMENWNSMLPGLIYEYEGMDGLKTGSTDFAGYSFAGTAKRDDTRFIAVVMGAVDNKGAGSYKARFDATRALFDYGFGQFTTEEIIPAGYQFEGQETLTVENGVEKEVAIAVKEPVTMMIRTADKELHQPELLLDDSVVQDGKLEADVEKDLVVGTLELKKAEGVEYGYLSGSSNKVKVATTESVERASWAALSMRNAGEFLSSLWNDAGTFVKELF from the coding sequence GTGAAAAATTTTTTTAATAAAGGATTACTCATAGCGTTATTGCTTGCATTCACTGCGCCCGCTATTTTTCCGCAGCAAGCACAAGCGGAAGAATCGTTAACTATAATGGCAGAAGCCGCTATTTTGGTGGATGCTGAAAGTGGCAAAATTCTTTACGAAAAAAATGCTGAGACGCCTTTAGGAGTTGCCAGCATGACCAAGATGATGACGGAGTATTTATTATTTGAGGCGATTGAAGAAGGGAAGATTACGTGGGAGCAGGAATATCAAGTGACGGATTATACGTATCGGATTTCTCAGGACATGCGCTTGAGCAATGTGCCGTTTCGTGAAGATGGTTCTTACACCATTAAAGAAATGTATGAAGCAATGGCTATTTTTTCAGCCAATGCAGCAACGATCGGCATCGCCGAGACGATTGCAGGGACGGAAAGTGAATTTGTCCGTTTAATGAACGAAAAAGCGAAGGAAATGGGCTTAGAAGAAACGACTTTCGTCAATTCGACAGGTCTCAGCAATTCAAGTTTGATGGGCAGGCATCCCGAAGGCACGAAAGAAACGGATGAAAACATCATGCCGGCACGTTCAGTTGCCAAATTGACGAAAATTTTGTTGGACGATTACCCTGAAGTGCTAGAAACAACAAAAATTCCGGTAAAGCTTTTCCGTGAAGGAACGGCAGACGAGACACGGATGGAGAACTGGAATTCAATGCTTCCTGGATTGATTTATGAATACGAAGGTATGGACGGATTGAAAACCGGTAGTACGGATTTTGCTGGTTACTCGTTTGCAGGAACGGCGAAGCGTGATGATACGCGTTTCATCGCTGTAGTCATGGGAGCGGTGGATAATAAAGGCGCAGGTTCGTATAAAGCTCGTTTTGATGCAACTCGTGCTTTATTCGATTATGGTTTCGGACAGTTTACTACAGAAGAAATTATTCCGGCAGGGTATCAGTTTGAGGGACAGGAAACTCTTACTGTTGAAAACGGTGTAGAGAAAGAAGTTGCAATTGCGGTTAAAGAGCCGGTGACCATGATGATTCGGACTGCCGATAAGGAATTGCATCAGCCAGAATTGCTGCTGGACGATTCAGTAGTGCAGGATGGTAAGCTCGAAGCGGATGTAGAAAAGGATTTAGTGGTAGGAACGCTTGAGCTGAAAAAAGCGGAAGGCGTGGAATATGGCTATTTAAGTGGCAGTTCAAATAAGGTTAAGGTGGCGACTACTGAATCTGTGGAACGTGCCAGTTGGGCTGCCTTGTCGATGCGGAATGCCGGAGAATTTTTATCGTCTCTTTGGAATGATGCAGGTACTTTTGTAAAGGAGTTATTTTAA